From the Cervus elaphus chromosome 20, mCerEla1.1, whole genome shotgun sequence genome, one window contains:
- the PRR9 gene encoding proline-rich protein 9: MSFNEQQCKQPCAPPPCLQKTQEQCQAKAEEVCLPPCQDPCQEKCPTKIQEVCVPQCQALSQDNCPQQSQDPCLPLCQDQCPSQCTEPCQELSQTKCVEVCPQKVQEKCLPPGKGK, from the coding sequence ATGTCCTTCAATGAGCAGCAGTGCAAACAGCCATGTGCGCCTCCTCCGTGTCTTCAAAAGACCCAAGAGCAGTGCCAGGCAAAGGCTGAGGAGGTGTGCCTCCCCCCATGCCAGGACCCCTGCCAAGAGAAGTGCCCAACGAAAATTCAAGAGGTGTGTGTTCCTCAGTGTCAGGCATTAAGCCAAGACAACTGCCCACAACAAAGCCAAGACCCATGTCTCCCTCTATGTCAAGACCAATGTCCATCTCAGTGCACGGAGCCATGCCAGGAGTTATCTCAGACAAAATGTGTGGAGGTTTGCCCACAGAAAGTCCAGGAGAAGTGCTTGCCCCCTGGCAAGGGGAAGTAG
- the LELP1 gene encoding late cornified envelope-like proline-rich protein 1, translating to MSSDDKNKPSEPKNEPKQCDPGCEQKCETKCQPSCLKRLLQRCSEKCQPPKCPPPKCPPCPPCPPPCPPPPKSPPPCPPPCPPKPCAKPCPPKCPPPCPPPE from the coding sequence ATGTCGAGTGATGATAAAAATAAACCTAGTGAGCCCAAGAATGAGCCCAAGCAATGTGATCCCGGGTGTGAACAGAAGTGTGAAACGAAATGCCAGCCCAGCTGTTTAAAGAGGCTGCTGCAGCGGTGCTCTGAGAAGTGTCAGCCACCAAAGTGCCCACCACCCAAGTGTCCCCCGTGCCCCCCATGTCCCCCaccgtgccccccacccccaaagagcCCTCCACCATGCCCACCGCCCTGCCCTCCTAAGCCGTGTGCCAAGCCCTGTCCTCCTAAATGCCCaccgccctgcccacccccagagtGA